A single window of Mangifera indica cultivar Alphonso chromosome 18, CATAS_Mindica_2.1, whole genome shotgun sequence DNA harbors:
- the LOC123202164 gene encoding DNA-directed RNA polymerases II, IV and V subunit 8B-like: MSSIILFEDIFVVDKIDPDGKKFDKVCRIEARSQNCDMYMLLDVNVDIYPMRVGDKFALALAHTLNLDGTPDTGYYTPGGRKSLADKFEYVMHGKLYKISDEGSGKTLKAEIYVSYGGLLMMLKGDPSYITQFELDQRLFLLMRKL, encoded by the exons ATGTCAAGTATAATACTGTTTGAGGATATTTTTGTGGTTGATAAGATAGACCCAGATGGCAAGAAGTTTGACAAGG TATGTCGCATTGAAGCACGGAGTCAGAACTGTGACATGTACATGCTACTGGATGTAAATGTAGATATATATCCTATGCGTGTGGGTGATAAATTTGCTTTGGCATTAGCCCACACATTAAATCTAGATGGGACACCAGATACTGGCTATTATACTCCG GGTGGGAGGAAGTCTCTTGCTGACAAGTTCGAATATGTTATGCATGGGAAGCTGTACAAGATCTCAGATGAAGGCTCTGGGAAAACACTGAAAGC cGAGATATATGTTTCATATGGTGGGCTCCTAATGATGCTAAAGGGGGATCCTTCTTATATCACCCAGTTTGAGCTTGATCAGAGGCTATTTCTCCTAATGAGGAAGTTGTGA
- the LOC123202165 gene encoding LOW QUALITY PROTEIN: membrane-associated 30 kDa protein, chloroplastic-like (The sequence of the model RefSeq protein was modified relative to this genomic sequence to represent the inferred CDS: inserted 1 base in 1 codon), which yields MAAKSQLIAGLTLPLPTASSSSSSSSNSLGMVKKPLTTSFFNGGVGPLRVTRLRIAHSSLSHCYRQGGGALGTRMNLFDRLARVVKSYANALISSFEDPEKILEQSVLEMNDDLVKMRQATAQVLASQKRLENKYKAAEQASEDWYRKAQLALQKGEEDLAREALKRRKSYADNASSLKAQLDQQXGLVENLVSNTRLLESKIQEAKSKKDTLKARAQSAKTATKVNEMLGNVNTSSALSAFEKMEEKVMAMEAEADSLNQLTTDDLEGKFALLESSSVDDDLANLKRELSGSSKKGELPPGRAAATSMTSFPFRDSEIESELNELRRKTKEF from the exons ATGGCCGCGAAATCGCAGTTAATTGCGGGACTGACCTTGCCATTACCtactgcttcttcttcttcttcaagctCTAGCAACAGTCTAGGCATGGTCAAGAAGCCCCTCACCACGTCGTTTTTTAATGGAGGAG TGGGACCTCTAAGAGTTACAAGGTTAAGAATTGCTCATTCCAGCCTATCACACTGTTATAGACAAGGTGGAGGAGCACTAGGCACCCGCATGAATCTTTTCGACCGGCTTGCGCGAGTTGTCAAG TCATATGCAAATGCACTCATAAGTTCCTTTGAAGATCCAGAGAAAATTTTAGAGCAATCAGTACTGGAAATGAACGATGACTTGGTAAAGATGCGCCAGGCCACAGCACAA GTGTTAGCATCCCAAAAGCGGTTGGAAAATAAGTACAAAGCTGCAGAACAAGCTTCTGAAGATTG GTATCGTAAGGCACAGCTTGCTCTTCAGAAAGGTGAAGAAGATCTCGCTCGTGAAGCTCTCAAGAGGCGTAAATCTTATGCT GATAATGCTAGTTCTTTAAAAGCTCAACTTGACCAGC GGGGTCTTGTTGAGAATCTTGTCTCAAATACACGG CTTTTGGAAAGCAAGATACAGGAGgcaaaatcaaagaaagataCTCTGAAAGCACGTGCTCAATCTGCAAA GACTGCAACCAAAGTGAACGAGATGTTGGGAAATGTCAATACAAGCAGTGCTCTTTCAGCTTTTGAGAAGATGGAAGAAAAAG TGATGGCAATGGAGGCTGAAGCTGATTCTCTTAATCAGTTAACTACTGATGATCTTGAAGGGAAG TTTGCACTACTTGAGAGCTCATCAGTTGATGACGATCTTGCAAACCTTAAAAGGGAACTGTCCGGTAGCTCAAAG AAAGGAGAGCTTCCTCCTGGAAGAGCGGCTGCAACAAGCAtgacttcttttcctttccGAGATTCTGAAATTGAGAGCGAGCTGAATGAGCTGAGGCGGAAGACTAAGGAATTCTGA